Genomic segment of Paenalkalicoccus suaedae:
AGCGCTAAAACGGCTGCTGATATGTCTGATCATAACGTGACAGTTGTCGATTCTAAATATATTTCGTTTGCTTTAAGCTTCCAAGTAAAAGAGGCTGCTAGATTAGCGGCAGAAGGCAATAGCATGGACGATATTTTAGCTCGCTTAGAAGAAGTTCGTAAAAATACGTCCCTTTATATAATGGTGGATACATTAGAGTACTTAGTGAAGGGTGGTAGAATCGGTAGAGGAAAAGCGTTAGTTGGTTCCCTCTTAAAGATAAAGCCTATAGCTTCCTTGCAGGATGGCGTTTACACACCAGTTTCTAAAGTGAGAACGCACGCGCAAATGATTAAATTTATGACGCAAAAGATTGAAGAAGAAACAAAAGGTAAAGTGATTAAAGGAATTGGAATTGCCCAGGTAGAAGCAATGGGGCTTGCAAATCAGCTTAAGGAAAAGATTAAAGAGATGGCGACTATTCCTGAGCTACAAATCATTGACACAACGCCAATTATTAGTACCCACACAGGACCGGGTGCACTTGCTTTAATGTATTACGCTGAGAAAGAGTAGACAATTACGTCGCGCATCGGAGCATGATCAACCCTGCTCGAT
This window contains:
- a CDS encoding DegV family protein codes for the protein MEKTIKIVTDSSVDIPREELDALGVKVVPLTVTVDGKSYLDGVDITAKEYVKMLVESEDVPKSSQPSTGAFLEVYDELGKDGSEIISIHMTSGMSGTYQSAKTAADMSDHNVTVVDSKYISFALSFQVKEAARLAAEGNSMDDILARLEEVRKNTSLYIMVDTLEYLVKGGRIGRGKALVGSLLKIKPIASLQDGVYTPVSKVRTHAQMIKFMTQKIEEETKGKVIKGIGIAQVEAMGLANQLKEKIKEMATIPELQIIDTTPIISTHTGPGALALMYYAEKE